In Tenebrio molitor chromosome 8, icTenMoli1.1, whole genome shotgun sequence, a genomic segment contains:
- the ec gene encoding uncharacterized protein ec isoform X3, protein MYKFYKKAQQSKLKVAERPKCTEDGDKAEPKLDEETKSTLKELFSQLQFSNETALPPDALRRALAESFFDQQRFQLGFMDDAAECFENMLLRIHMHIAHGEAEDMCNARHCIPHQKFAMTLVEQSVCNSCGATSEPLSYTQMVHYVSTSTLVYQVRTTRPQGIIEPFGQLLRKAGSMGDIRVCPSACGAVIQIGRTLMNRPEIVSVGLVWNSERPTLEHIMEVFSTIGTTLRLSEVFNTVVDSRWAETCVHNLVGVVTYYGKHYSTFFFHTKLRVWIYFDDATVREVGPRWDQVVEKCRKGRYQPLLLLYALPDGTPVNTENAPKQVIPFYNEKPVSKKPPTATTQSILRRSVTPSPEKPNIGSTRRAITPNPDGTSNQKPPLPRPYNEYQNLSVIQSNLYNNQSRSVDVVDGDLPRKDPEYVSRKSLEQNQKPLNIHRTLSNGSSSGTEGICFRDYLNVPRTRDSGNWSSDRNSASSSSSTTMENPYLYLVGKVPHDASTLPQNNIPPRNESSSSSSSGVYDVGYDSYSLSSNDSSTMTTIQHLMKMGHLAKIPEDYNTTPAQISQSCDVLCDEADELLVKSRQLEDDHDLVLALALCNAAATKARAAMDAPYNNPQTLTLARMKHNTCIMRARSLHRRMTQNSQNMLGKDVTPEIRHTREGSSGSGKHSRQSSRDKGQHSRQNSKELLAPAPEKPASKSIEIYATLPKKKDGLKKISVNIDAEEDVLYDKPPGRESRSIFSRSKNKDSQKIREKRSRSEDRNKMSRDFSIAPEIITGKDTLKKEKSKEEKDGKSKKQHKIRRKLLMGGLIKRKNRSMPDLTDTTADKEREKPNSTVDDSSVGLKGASESAASMCGYLSEGHLEFTGNSTNPNLERSKLMRKSFHGSAGKILTAAKVPPPPPLRTTSQLSTSKLNSEVFEEKGERPKFPLPNEALNPQYYQYYESNYGQAHVSLPYVAHYNQYQNHDVMFHTPNSNMVVTRADVHQEQDTPRIDDGVDVVDCAPSNLGQNLELPPYPSPLGSAIHSRQASEEFPPPPPPLDLSALDEHLKEPSPPPTPSPGSLLAQLQNKRQEILAQESEIRPEVPRSSGETWLKELQAKQAALRMKKQSAESQTNGVDVGPQKYCSGESDSKTTSVKDLATKFESIQVQPTEANINVARSVNLNKFDSQNGVVIARKRDELDAIVPEALEDGQRVDGDEFCKKNKLGKKKSVSFCDQVILVATAEEQEDDSYIPNPILERVLRSAMNKPETAAIRQEVRSLRQEMGQQPPEVQTDVVEDKYGQHPLYARRNSVDNLCKQNSPVPPEQECAYVGYDRQVYGTSPQYRQSPYQRIPQNSPVYMYNNPPLKPPPPNYLPPNQQYKQNGYSYPPEYNPAPRLAYPPVRQSPNPLQYPTQHPIYQHPPSPSPSNVSSNYNYQQTAYQRQAYDPRMQYPRMATPPECEPPIANYSPYQPLPGHYYQEARVPPPHMDQETLNYQQKYSPYQHALPPKQLLKKTVSFEPGTKGGAESPTPKAVVTPIVVNNANNSIPTGKTKCNLCRKKVVVSANLYCTDCEFYMSRFKPKR, encoded by the exons ATGTACAAGTTCTACAAGAAGGCCCAACAGTCCAAACTGAAGGTGGCCGAAAGACCCAAGTGCACCGAAGATGGCGACAAAGCCGAGCCGAAGCTCGACGAGGAGACCAAGTCGACGCTCAAA GAGCTCTTCTCGCAACTCCAGTTCTCCAATGAGACAGCTTTGCCCCCCGACGCCCTCCGGCGGGCCCTTGCCGAGAGCTTCTTTGACCAGCAGCGCTTCCAGTTGGGCTTCATGGACGACGCTGCAGAATGCTTCGAGAACATGCTGCTGCGCATCCACATGCACATAGCCCACGGAGAAGCCGAGGACATGTGCAACGCACGCCACTGCATCCCCCACCAGAAGTTCGCCATGACTCTAGTGGAACAAAGCGTGTGCAACTCTTGTGGGGCCACCTCGGAGCCCCTGTCCTACACGCAG ATGGTCCACTACGTTTCTACGTCGACGCTGGTCTACCAAGTGCGTACCACTCGTCCCCAAGGCATCATCGAACCTTTTGGACAACTCTTGAGGAAAGCCGGAAGCATGGGGGACATACGAGTCTGTCCG AGTGCTTGTGGTGCGGTCATCCAAATCGGTCGTACCTTGATGAACCGACCGGAAATCGTATCAGTTGGACTTGTGTGGAACTCGGAACGACCAACTCTCGAACACATAATGGAGGTCTTTTCTACCATCGGTACTACCTTGAGACTCAGCGAAGTTTTCAACACGGTAGTAGACAGCAGATGGGCAGAAACCTGCGTCCATAACCTAGTCGGAGTTGTGACATACTATGGCAAACACTACTCGACTTTTTTCTTCCATACAAAACTCCGCGTGTGGATCTACTTCGACGACGCTACTGTCCGCGAAGTGGGACCCAGATGGGACCAAGTGGTCGAAAAGTGCAGAAAAGGACGGTATCAACCTCTACTCCTCTTGTACGCCCTCCCAGATGGGACGCCTGTCAATACGGAAAACGCCCCCAAACAGGTCATACCATTTTACAACGAGAAACCCGTGAGCAAGAAACCCCCAACAGCTACGACTCAATCGATTTTGCGAAGATCTGTCACTCCGAGTCCAGAGAAGCCCAATATTGGTAGTACCAGAAGAGCGATAACCCCCAATCCGGATGGTACCTCGAATCAGAAGCCGCCACTGCCGCGACCATACAACGAGTACCAGAACTTGTCGGTGATACAGAGCAACTTGTACAACAACCAGTCCAGAAGCGTGGACGTTGTCGACGGAGATCTTCCTCGGAAAGATCCAGAATACGTGAGTCGCAAGTCTCTGGAACAGAACCAGAAGCCGCTCAACATCCACAGGACTTTGAGCAACGGATCTTCATCCGGAACTGAAGGAATTTGCTTCCGGGACTACTTGAACGTCCCCAGAACACGCGACTCCGGGAACTGGAGCAGCGACAGGAACAGCGCTTCCTCCTCGTCCTCCACCACGATGGAAAACCCGTATTTGTACCTTGTGGGGAAGGTCCCCCACGACGCGTCGACCCTCCCCCAAAACAATATCCCTCCGCGGAACGAGTCTTCCAGTAGTAGCAGCAGCGGAGTCTACGATGTCGGTTATGACTCCTACTCCTTGTCGTCGAACGACAGCTCTACCATGACCACCATCCAACACTTGATGAAGATGGGTCATTTGGCCAAGATCCCAGAAGATTACAACACGACACCCGCCCAGATTTCGCAAAGCTGTGACGTCTTGTGCGACGAAGCTGACGAGCTTCTGGTCAAATCTAGACAGTTGGAGGATGACCACGATCTGGTCCTGGCGCTGGCGCTGTGTAATGCTGCTGCCACCAAAGCTAGGGCAGCGATGGATGCGCCATATAACAACCCCCAGACTCTTACGTTGGCGAGGATGAAGCACAACACCTGTATCATGAGGGCGAGGAGTTTGCACAGAAGAATGACTCAGAATTCGCAGAATATGCTTGGAAAAGATGTTACCCCAGAAATTAGACACACAAGGGAGGGTAGTAGCGGGAGTGGCAAACATTCTAGACAGAGCTCTAGGGATAAGGGACAGCATTCTAGGCAGAACAGTAAAGAGTTGTTGGCACCGGCGCCAGAAAAACCTGCTAGTAAGAGTATAGAAATCTATGCGACTCTACCGAAGAAGAAAGACGGTTTGAAGAAGATCTCGGTGAATATAGACGCAGAAGAAGATGTCTTGTATGATAAACCTCCGGGAAGAGAATCGAGGAGTATCTTCTCCAGATCGAAGAACAAAGATTCGCAGAAGATCCGAGAGAAACGCTCTAGAAGTGAAGATCGGAACAAAATGAGTCGCGACTTTTCGATCGCTCCGGAAATAATCACCGGCAAAGACACGCTTAAGAAAGAGAAAAGCAAGGAGGAAAAAGATGGGAAGTCTAAGAAGCAGCACAAGATCAGAAGAAAACTCTTGATGGGGGGACTGATCAAAAGGAAGAACCGAAGCATGCCCGATTTGACCGACACCACCGCCGACAAAGAGCGAGAGAAGCCGAATTCGACGGTCGACGACAGCAGCGTCGGCTTGAAGGGCGCCTCAGAATCGGCAGCTAGCATGTGCGGGTACTTGTCAGAAGGCCACCTGGAGTTCACCGGGAACAGTACCAATCCCAACTTGGAACGCAGCAAGTTGATGAGGAAGAGTTTCCACGGCAGCGCCGGCAAGATTCTGACAGCTGCGAAAGTACCACCTCCGCCGCCGCTCCGCACCACTTCCCAGCTTAGTACCTCTAAGTTGAACAGTGAAGTATTCGAGGAGAAAGGCGAGAGACCCAAGTTTCCGTTGCCCAACGAGGCGCTCAACCCGCAGTACTACCAGTACTACGAGTCCAATTATGGACAAGCGCATGTTTCTCTGCCGTACGTGGCCCACTACAATCAGTACCAGAACCATGACGTCATGTTCCACACTCCCAACTCCAACATGGTCGTGACCAGAGCTGACGTGCACCAGGAACAAGACACTCCAAGGATTGACGATGGGGTTGACGTGGTGGACTGCGCCCCGTCCAACTTGGGGCAAAATCTTGAACTTCCGCCCTACCCCAGTCCCTTGGGGTCGGCGATACATTCGAGACAAGCGAGCGAAGAGTTTCCTCCACCTCCTCCTCCACTGGACCTTTCGGCTCTGGATGAGCACCTGAAGGAACCGTCACCGCCCCCGACTCCATCCCCTGGGAGTCTCCTGGCGCAGTTGCAGAACAAACGTCAAGAGATTCTGGCGCAGGAGTCGGAGATCAGACCCGAAGTACCCAGGTCTTCAGGTGAGACTTGGTTGAAGGAACTCCAAGCCAAACAAGCAGCTTTGAGGATGAAGAAGCAGTCTGCAGAGAGTCAGACCAACGGGGTAGATGTTGGTCCACAAAAGTACTGCTCGGGAGAAAGCGACAGCAAAACCACGTCGGTCAAAGATTTGGCCACCAAATTTGAAAGCATCCAAGTACAGCCGACAGAAGCCAACATAAATGTCGCCAGATCTGTCAATCTCAACAAGTTTGACAGTCAGAACGGCGTGGTGATCGCGAGGAAGCGAGACGAGCTCGATGCGATAGTACCGGAAGCTTTGGAAGACGGTCAAAGAGTTGACGGTGATGAGTTTTGTAAGAAGAACAAATTGGGGAAGAAGAAAAGTGTGTCGTTCTGCGACCAGGTGATCTTGGTGGCAACTGCCGAAGAGCAAGAGGATGACAGTTATATCCCCAATCCAATCCTAGAAAGGGTACTACGATCGGCGATGAACAAACCTGAAACTGCTGCGATCAGACAAGAAGTACGTTCGTTGAGACAAGAGATGGGGCAACAACCTCCGGAGGTCCAGACGGATGTTGTCGAAGACAAGTACGGCCAACACCCTCTCTACGCCAGAAGAAATTCTGTGGACAATCTGTGCAAGCAGAATTCTCCCGTTCCCCCAGAGCAAGAGTGTGCTTACGTGGGTTATGACAGACAGGTGTACGGGACCAGCCCCCAGTACAGACAATCCCCTTACCAACGCATCCCCCAAAACTCCCCCGTCTACATGTACAACAACCCCCCACTCAAACCCCCTCCTCCAAACTATCTCCCCCCCAACCAACAGTACAAACAAAACGGCTACTCCTACCCTCCCGAATACAACCCCGCCCCCAGACTCGCCTACCCTCCGGTCAGACAATCCCCCAATCCTCTCCAGTACCCCACCCAGCACCCCATCTACCAACACCCACCATCTCCATCGCCCTCTAACGTCAGCTCAAACTACAACTACCAACAAACCGCCTACCAGAGACAAGCCTACGATCCTAGGATGCAGTACCCGCGGATGGCCACGCCCCCCGAGTGCGAACCTCCAATCGCGAACTACTCGCCGTACCAGCCCCTCCCCGGTCACTACTACCAAGAGGCGCGAGTGCCGCCCCCCCACATGGACCAAGAGACGCTCAACTACCAGCAGAAGTACTCCCCCTATCAGCACGCCCTCCCGCCCAAGCAGCTCCTCAAGAAGACTGTCAGCTTCGAGCCGGGCACCAAGGGTGGTGCCGAATCGCCCACCCCCAAAGCGGTGGTGACGCCGATCGTTGTGAACAACGCCAACAACAGCATACCGACGGGAAAGACCAAGTGCAATTTGTGCAGGAAAAAGGTGGTGGTGTCGGCGAATCTGTACTGTACGGACTGCGAATTTTACATGTCCAGGTTCAAGCCGAAAAGGTAG